A single Agrococcus sp. ARC_14 DNA region contains:
- a CDS encoding citryl-CoA lyase — MYFSTAVSEVVEGEVNLRGYALSDLMRNVTYTEGAFLSITGRLPSAAESRLVDAVLTSLLDHGFVASTITSARYIASGNPQFIPAVAGGILAAGGNTLSPEHSYQLLERAQELRDGGTLEDGAERIVDEFVAAKKRLPGFGHPIHKSSDFRADILFELAHELGLAGESIQLFQAIHAAFVRKTGRTGIPINIDGALAAVGSDLGWSANQTVAFAVLSVLPGLMAHVVEEIDQNRPLRYIQDGEYVGQPMTHRAPALNTASIGA, encoded by the coding sequence ATGTACTTCAGCACTGCAGTGAGCGAGGTGGTCGAGGGCGAGGTCAACCTCCGCGGCTATGCGCTCAGCGACCTGATGCGCAATGTGACCTACACGGAAGGCGCGTTCCTCTCGATCACGGGCCGTCTGCCCTCGGCGGCGGAGAGCCGGCTCGTCGACGCCGTGCTCACGAGCCTGCTCGACCACGGGTTCGTCGCATCGACGATCACCTCGGCTCGGTACATCGCCTCGGGTAATCCGCAGTTCATCCCCGCGGTCGCGGGCGGGATCCTCGCAGCCGGCGGCAACACGCTCTCGCCCGAGCACTCCTATCAGCTGCTCGAGCGTGCGCAGGAGCTACGCGACGGGGGAACGCTCGAGGATGGCGCGGAGCGCATCGTCGACGAGTTCGTCGCCGCGAAGAAACGGCTTCCGGGCTTCGGCCACCCCATCCACAAGTCGAGCGACTTCCGGGCAGACATCCTGTTCGAGCTTGCACACGAGCTCGGCCTGGCAGGCGAGTCGATCCAGCTCTTCCAGGCGATCCACGCGGCGTTCGTGCGCAAGACCGGACGCACCGGCATCCCCATCAACATCGACGGGGCACTCGCTGCCGTCGGCAGCGACCTCGGTTGGTCTGCGAACCAGACGGTCGCATTCGCGGTGCTCTCAGTGCTGCCGGGCCTTATGGCGCACGTCGTCGAAGAGATCGATCAGAACCGACCGCTCCGCTACATCCAGGACGGCGAATACGTCGGCCAGCCAATGACGCATCGCGCGCCAGCACTCAACACCGCATCGATTGGAGCATGA
- a CDS encoding AMP-binding protein, translating into MLARNAAEDADRPFLRDRERVLNRGEVWTQAQRTAAGFLGLGLRKGDRVAIMLDNSLEFVHAWFGLATANLVEVPLNPALIGDRLIHAMTHSEATVVVVDARYAHQFEEHLDAYPTLHTIVAVGGEVDSQLPVVRFEEILAAAAAAVPVVTLADTAAILYTSGSTGPAKGVIVPHGQHYTNGWQAVRQAEITADDRVFVALPLHHNMGQGYGVMAGVVAGAEIYISHGFKRATFWDEINQAQATVFTFVGSILALLAAQDGDRENTLRVAYGVPVPPTLHEDFERRFGLRLLDGYGSTEGTIPAWGSLRGERKIGSSGGIVPEFEVQVVGDDDLPLRASVIGEIVIRAREPYSMFQGYFRDPARTEQAMRNSWYHTGDRGRFDDDGNLWFEGRIDDVIRRFGEFISAKEVEEAVVQHDAVELVAAYGIDSEIAGQEIMTAVVLKQGRSLSAEELREACGLQLPSFAVPRFVEFVDELPTTPTGKVEKHRLRARGVTDATFDARRHLIKED; encoded by the coding sequence TTGCTCGCACGCAACGCGGCAGAGGATGCTGACCGCCCCTTCCTGCGGGATCGGGAGCGAGTGCTCAACCGCGGGGAGGTGTGGACGCAGGCGCAGCGCACTGCGGCCGGCTTCCTCGGACTCGGGCTGCGCAAGGGTGATCGCGTCGCGATCATGCTCGACAACAGCCTCGAGTTCGTGCACGCGTGGTTCGGGCTTGCGACGGCGAACCTCGTCGAGGTGCCGCTCAACCCCGCGCTGATCGGCGACCGCCTGATCCACGCGATGACGCACTCTGAGGCGACCGTCGTGGTCGTCGACGCCCGGTATGCCCATCAGTTCGAGGAGCACCTGGATGCGTACCCGACGCTCCACACGATCGTCGCGGTGGGTGGCGAGGTCGACTCGCAGCTGCCCGTCGTGCGGTTCGAGGAGATTCTGGCGGCAGCAGCGGCAGCGGTGCCGGTGGTCACGCTCGCCGACACAGCGGCGATCCTCTACACATCCGGCTCGACGGGACCCGCCAAGGGCGTGATCGTGCCGCACGGCCAGCACTACACGAACGGCTGGCAGGCAGTGCGCCAGGCGGAGATCACTGCTGACGACCGCGTCTTCGTGGCGTTGCCGCTGCACCACAACATGGGGCAGGGCTACGGCGTCATGGCCGGCGTCGTCGCGGGTGCGGAGATCTACATCTCCCACGGGTTCAAGCGCGCCACCTTCTGGGACGAGATCAACCAGGCGCAGGCGACCGTGTTCACCTTCGTGGGCTCGATCCTCGCCCTGCTCGCGGCGCAGGATGGCGACCGAGAGAACACACTGCGGGTGGCCTACGGCGTCCCGGTGCCTCCGACCCTGCACGAAGACTTCGAGCGCAGGTTCGGCCTGCGGCTACTGGATGGCTACGGCTCCACAGAGGGCACGATCCCTGCCTGGGGAAGCCTGCGAGGAGAGCGGAAGATCGGCTCATCCGGCGGGATCGTCCCCGAGTTCGAGGTCCAGGTCGTCGGAGACGACGACCTGCCGCTGCGCGCGAGCGTCATCGGCGAGATTGTCATCCGCGCACGCGAGCCCTATTCGATGTTCCAAGGGTACTTCCGCGACCCTGCCCGAACCGAGCAGGCGATGCGCAACTCCTGGTACCACACGGGCGACCGGGGCAGGTTCGACGACGACGGCAACCTCTGGTTCGAGGGCCGCATCGACGACGTCATCCGCCGCTTCGGCGAGTTCATCTCGGCCAAGGAGGTCGAGGAGGCCGTCGTGCAGCACGACGCCGTCGAGCTCGTCGCGGCCTACGGCATCGACTCCGAGATCGCAGGCCAGGAGATCATGACCGCGGTCGTCCTCAAGCAGGGGCGATCGCTCAGCGCCGAGGAGCTGCGCGAGGCATGCGGTCTGCAGCTGCCTTCGTTCGCGGTGCCGCGGTTCGTAGAGTTCGTCGACGAACTGCCCACGACTCCGACCGGGAAGGTCGAGAAGCACAGGCTCCGCGCACGCGGAGTCACCGACGCGACATTCGACGCGCGTCGACACCTGATCAAGGAGGATTGA
- a CDS encoding CoA-transferase has translation MNETASPKEVMAAVIAHGLEDGQWVEVGANLPVPRAGALLGHMTHGPNMTVMIAMTKAYLRDTPVIDEFEFITDVGAMRWAEAYYQHDQLLNNQRHRANGVFFCGGIQIDRYGNSNMIGIGDDYSKLKFRGPGPIGTTNAAAQNGTWHLVTNSHDARVLVDRVDYVSAVGYGRGEPNLRQDLGLPNGGPSSIITPMAVFGFDEETRSARLKSVHAGFTVDDVVANTGFEIIIPSEVPVTDGPTDEELTLLRTRIDAQGALRA, from the coding sequence ATGAACGAGACGGCATCTCCCAAGGAGGTCATGGCGGCGGTCATCGCCCACGGGCTCGAAGACGGCCAGTGGGTCGAGGTCGGCGCGAACCTGCCAGTGCCTCGCGCCGGCGCGCTGCTGGGTCACATGACGCACGGGCCGAACATGACGGTCATGATCGCCATGACGAAGGCGTATCTGCGCGACACCCCGGTGATCGACGAGTTCGAGTTCATCACCGACGTGGGCGCGATGCGGTGGGCGGAGGCCTACTACCAGCACGACCAACTGCTCAACAATCAGCGGCACCGTGCCAACGGCGTCTTCTTCTGCGGCGGCATCCAGATCGATCGCTACGGCAACTCGAACATGATCGGCATCGGTGACGACTACTCGAAGCTGAAGTTCCGCGGCCCGGGCCCTATCGGCACGACCAACGCCGCCGCGCAGAACGGCACCTGGCACCTCGTGACGAACTCGCACGATGCTCGCGTGCTCGTCGACCGCGTCGACTACGTCTCGGCTGTTGGCTACGGCCGCGGCGAACCCAACCTGCGCCAGGATCTGGGTCTGCCAAACGGCGGCCCCTCGTCGATCATCACCCCCATGGCCGTGTTCGGCTTCGACGAGGAGACGCGCAGTGCGCGACTCAAGTCGGTGCACGCCGGCTTCACCGTGGACGACGTCGTGGCCAACACTGGCTTCGAGATCATCATCCCGTCTGAGGTGCCCGTCACCGACGGCCCGACGGACGAAGAGCTCACGCTGCTGCGCACCCGCATCGACGCACAGGGGGCGCTGCGGGCATGA
- a CDS encoding CoA-transferase: protein MSGERASKIIEVAEAAAAVDDGMTISIGGFINSGHPMAIVRQLIKDGRRNLTVVGAASSGLETDLLIAAGVASHVISPYVGAEGFAGIGPAFRKAAQDGSLDIFELDEAHFYAGLRASAQRVPYNPWRAGVGTDLPKVNPKLKQYRDPINDELLIAVPAIEIDVCFLHASVSDIYGNVQHNGTRYGDIAMYNAASATYVSVEKVVSPEQIRADPLKTSIPGATGIIRAPFGSHPYSADGYYVPDAEHIKQYLAVATTWLKSGDRTDLDAYIEEYIVGPADHAEYLERIGIRTLLSINEY, encoded by the coding sequence ATGAGCGGCGAGCGCGCATCCAAGATCATCGAGGTCGCCGAGGCTGCAGCTGCGGTCGATGACGGCATGACCATCTCCATCGGCGGCTTCATCAATTCGGGCCACCCGATGGCGATCGTGCGACAGCTGATCAAGGACGGCCGTCGCAACCTCACCGTCGTGGGGGCCGCATCCTCAGGGCTCGAGACTGACCTGCTCATCGCCGCGGGCGTCGCAAGCCACGTCATCTCGCCCTACGTCGGCGCAGAGGGCTTCGCGGGCATCGGGCCCGCCTTCCGCAAGGCGGCGCAGGATGGCAGCCTCGACATCTTCGAGCTCGACGAGGCGCACTTCTACGCGGGCCTGCGTGCCTCGGCGCAGCGCGTGCCGTACAACCCCTGGCGGGCGGGCGTCGGCACCGACCTGCCGAAGGTCAACCCGAAGCTCAAGCAGTACCGCGACCCGATCAACGACGAGCTGCTTATCGCGGTGCCGGCGATCGAGATCGATGTTTGCTTCCTCCATGCGTCGGTGAGTGACATCTACGGCAACGTGCAGCACAACGGAACGCGCTACGGCGACATCGCGATGTACAACGCAGCGAGCGCCACCTACGTGTCGGTCGAGAAGGTGGTGTCGCCGGAGCAGATCCGAGCGGATCCGCTGAAGACGAGCATCCCGGGAGCGACGGGCATCATCCGCGCACCGTTCGGGTCGCACCCGTACTCCGCGGATGGCTACTACGTTCCCGACGCAGAGCACATCAAGCAGTACCTCGCTGTCGCGACGACCTGGCTGAAGAGCGGTGACCGCACCGACCTTGACGCCTACATCGAGGAGTACATCGTCGGCCCCGCTGACCACGCCGAATACCTCGAGCGCATCGGCATCCGCACGCTGCTCTCCATCAACGAGTACTGA
- a CDS encoding SDR family NAD(P)-dependent oxidoreductase: MSEQLGAALVTGAAGDIGQTTAVGFAKAGRDVAVFDRKVELLAETVALCEAEGVKVHAAAVDQTDHDAVEAGVAGAIAALGPITALFANAGYGKFSSLIDQPLKEWHRHVDVNFTGTFAICQAVARSMIDARLGGSIVINASSGASQYSDLLGAYCATKAGVKMLATGLASELGNHRIRVNCVEPGVIETGMTGPMLTGENGDAHREILLSDTPSGRLGIPEDVASVVLFLSSPENSFLTGVSVPVDGGQTIHGHPRWYRTDYRVEHTTEWEVTR; the protein is encoded by the coding sequence ATGAGCGAGCAACTAGGCGCCGCACTCGTCACCGGCGCAGCCGGTGACATCGGCCAGACAACGGCAGTCGGATTCGCGAAGGCCGGCCGCGACGTTGCGGTCTTCGACCGCAAGGTCGAGCTGCTCGCCGAGACCGTCGCCCTGTGCGAGGCCGAGGGCGTGAAGGTGCACGCCGCGGCAGTCGACCAGACCGACCACGATGCAGTCGAGGCGGGGGTCGCAGGGGCGATCGCAGCACTCGGGCCGATCACCGCGCTCTTCGCGAACGCTGGCTACGGCAAGTTCTCGTCGCTGATCGACCAGCCGCTCAAGGAGTGGCACCGTCACGTCGACGTGAACTTCACCGGCACCTTCGCCATCTGCCAGGCGGTCGCGCGCTCGATGATCGACGCGCGACTCGGTGGATCGATCGTGATCAACGCGTCGTCGGGCGCATCGCAGTACTCCGATCTGCTGGGTGCCTACTGCGCCACGAAGGCGGGGGTGAAGATGCTCGCGACCGGGCTGGCATCCGAGCTCGGCAACCACCGCATCCGTGTGAACTGCGTCGAGCCCGGTGTGATCGAGACCGGCATGACCGGCCCGATGCTCACGGGGGAGAACGGGGATGCGCACCGAGAGATCCTGCTGTCGGATACGCCCTCCGGCCGACTCGGCATCCCCGAGGACGTCGCATCCGTGGTGCTCTTCCTGAGCTCGCCCGAGAACTCGTTCCTCACCGGCGTCTCGGTGCCGGTCGACGGCGGGCAGACCATCCACGGGCACCCGCGCTGGTATCGCACCGACTACCGCGTCGAGCACACGACGGAGTGGGAAGTGACCCGATGA
- a CDS encoding SDR family oxidoreductase, with translation MSVLDTFRLDGRVVIVTGASAGLGAAAAAAMAQAGAHVILTGRREHLLVEQAAVIRAAGGQATPRALDATDAEAVAAAFAELAAEVGPFDAIVNNAAQAHQADVLDVSVEDWQRIVDVNLNGTFFAIQSFLQHRTRERSTSIVNIASLAASVGVRGQAAYAASKAGVVGLTRALAVELAREEVRVNALSPGYFATDMPGDVLADEAATTALLRKIPQKRIADPSEIGAPLVFMVSDASRFMTGAVINFDGGYTAV, from the coding sequence GTGAGCGTGCTCGACACCTTCCGGCTCGACGGCCGCGTCGTCATCGTGACGGGGGCATCGGCCGGCCTCGGAGCGGCAGCTGCCGCCGCCATGGCGCAGGCCGGCGCGCACGTGATCCTCACCGGCCGACGCGAGCACCTGCTCGTCGAGCAGGCAGCAGTCATCCGCGCAGCCGGGGGGCAGGCAACGCCCCGCGCCCTCGACGCCACCGATGCCGAGGCGGTCGCGGCAGCCTTCGCCGAGCTGGCAGCCGAGGTCGGGCCGTTCGACGCCATCGTCAACAACGCGGCGCAGGCACATCAAGCCGACGTCCTCGACGTCTCCGTCGAGGACTGGCAGCGCATCGTCGACGTGAATCTCAACGGAACGTTCTTCGCGATCCAGTCCTTCCTGCAGCATCGCACGCGTGAGCGCAGCACATCCATCGTCAACATCGCCTCGCTGGCCGCTTCCGTCGGCGTTCGCGGGCAGGCGGCCTATGCCGCCAGCAAGGCGGGTGTCGTGGGTCTCACCCGCGCGCTCGCCGTCGAGCTCGCTCGCGAAGAGGTGCGGGTCAACGCCCTCTCGCCCGGCTACTTCGCCACGGACATGCCTGGCGATGTGCTGGCGGATGAGGCGGCCACGACGGCGCTGCTGCGGAAGATCCCGCAGAAGCGAATCGCTGATCCCAGCGAGATCGGCGCACCGCTGGTGTTCATGGTCTCCGACGCCTCCCGTTTCATGACGGGGGCCGTCATCAACTTCGACGGAGGGTATACCGCAGTATGA